GCGTCCGCTCGAATACGTACGTGTGGCCGTAACCGACCGGTGCAACCTGCGCTGTTTTTACTGCATGCCCGAAGAGGGTATCGACTACGTGCCCCGGCAGGCGCTGCTAAGCTACGAAGAGCTGGAGCGCGTGGTGCAGGTGCTGGCCGGCCTGGGCGTGCGCAAAGTGCGCCTAACCGGCGGCGAGCCTTTCGTGCGCCGCGGGCTGATGTCCTTCATCGAGCGGCTAAGCCACCTTGCGGGTATCGACGACATCGGCCTGACTACCAACGGGGTATTGACTGCGCCCTACGTGCCCGAGCTGGCGCGGCTGGGGGTGCGCTCCGTCAACCTCAGCCTCGATACGCTCGATCGGGAACGGTTCCGGCGCATTACCCGCCGCGACGAGCTGCCCCGCGTGCTCGAAACGTTTCAGGCCTTGCTCGCCCACGGCATTCAGGTGAAAATCAACGCCGTGGTGATGGACGGCCAGAACATCGAAGACCTGGTGCCCCTGGCCGAGCTGACGCGCGAATTACCCGTGGAGGTGCGCTTCATCGAGGAGATGCCCTTCAACGGGGGCAGCCACGCTACGCCGGCTGCCCTGCCCTGGAACCACGTGCGCATCCGCCAGCACCTAGGCGCCCACTTGGGCGAGCTGTTGCCGCTGCCTACCGCCGCGGGCGCTACGGCTACCAGCTACCTGGTGCCGGGCCACGCAGGGCGCGTTGGCATTATTGCGGCCTATTCGCGCACGTTTTGCGGCACCTGCAACCGCATCCGCCTCACGGCCGAGGGCGGGCTCAAAACCTGCCTCTACGACCAGGGCGTGCTCGATGTGCGGGCCCTGCTGCGCGCCGGCGCCTCCGACAACGAGCTACGTGCGGCCCTAACTACTGCCTTCCGCTACCGCGCCGCCAATGGCTTCGAGGCCGAGCAGCAGCGCCCGGTGCATCAAATCAGCTTCGAGTCGATGTCGACGATTGGTGGGTAGGCGGCGTTGCGGGTTGGCTATTTCGAGAGGCGAGGGGCCTGGGTTTGAGGGGGCTACTCCAGCCGCTGCAGCACCTGCTCCAGGGTAAGGTCGCCGCGGATAAACTGCGCCAGCAACCGGCGCTCGTACTTACCGGGCGCCAGCGCCGAATGCTTCGCTAAGCGCAGGGCCCAGGTTACCGCGCGTCTGCGCTGCTCGGCGTTTTGCAGGGGCGAGGTGGAGGATGCTTCGGCCATTCAGCAAGCTAGCAACTACTGCCGCTTGCACGCAACCGAGGAAATACGGCTTTTCCGAAGCGCGAGTACGTATATGGTTTCGCGAATATTTAGCTGATCTTACGTATTTGTGCGCCGGCTCCGGGCTCGGGGAGTTATCTATGCGAATCGGTAGGGTAGCGCCTGAACAGAAGCAATTTGCGGCGAATGGGCGGCCTTTTGCGTAGGCTTAGGCTAAACCAATTCGAGGCGCTGCGATGAAGGCATTGCTGATAACCCTGGGGGTAGGCGCGGGGCTGTACATGCTGGTGTGCCTGCTGCTGTACTGGAGCCAGGAGCGTCTGCTGTTTTTCCCCGACAAGCTGCCCGCCAACTACCGGTTTACGTTTCGCACCCGTTTCGAGGAGCGCTGGATTACCGCACCCGACGGCGTGCGGCTGCACGGGTTGCTCTTCCGCACGGCGGCACCCAGGGGACTGGTGTTTTACCTGCACGGCAACGGCGGCGCCCTCGATAACTGGGGCTATGTGGCCGAGGCTTACACGCGCCTGGGCTACGACGTATTCATGCTCGATTACCGCGGCTACGGCAAAAGCGAGGGCCGCATCAGCAGCGAACAGCAGTTGTTGGGCGATGTGCGCGCCGCCTTTCAGCACGTATTGGCCGAGTACCCCGAAGACCGCGTTGTGGTGCTGGGTTACTCGCTGGGCACTGGCCCGGCCGCCTGGCTGGCCGCCAACTACCAGCCCCGCCTGCTGATTTTGCAGGCAGCTTACTACAGCCTCGAGCGCGTGGCGCGGCATCATTTTCCGTGGGTGCCTGGTTTTTTGGTGCGCTATCCGCTGCGCACTCACGCATTGTTGCCACGCATCCAAGCGCCCATCGTGCTCTTCCACGGCGACCGTGACGAGGTGGTACCCTACACATCGGCCGAGGCGCTGCAGCCCTTGCTCAAGCCGCACGACCGGCTGATTACCCTAGGTGGCGCCGGGCACAACGGCATTACCGAGAACCCTGAATACCTGCGGGTATTGGCCGAAGTGCTGTAGCGAAAGCGGGTTTTCTGGCCAATAAGCCCGGCTTTACTACTTGCCCAGCCCTACCCAGCCGCGCTGCATAGCGTAGTACAGCGCCGTGCCCACCACCAAGCCCACCAGGTAACCATAAGGCAAGCCACTGCACAGCAAGCCTACCAGCAGGGCCACCAGCAGGTTGGCCTTCGATTCGGCTACATCGCGCAGCAGCCCGGCCAGCGCCAGGGCTTCGAACAAGAGAATTACACCTAGGATGGGCAGCGGGAAAATCTGCACCACTTGCTGAAAACCCTGGCTGAAGAACAAGCCCATCGTCAGGAACAAGCACCCGTAGAGCACCGCCGAGCCACCCGTGCGCGCCCCAAAAGCGTAGTGCCCCACCAAGCCGCCGGAGCCGTGGCACACCGGAAAACCACCCAGGAAGGGGTTCACCAGGTTCATGAGGGCGTAGGTGAAGCTGATTTGCCGCACGGTGATGTTGCGCTCCGGAAAGTGGTCGTGCAGCACCTGCCGGGTGGCCAGCACCGAGTTGCCGAGCGACAAGGGTATTTGCGGCAGGGCCAGCAGCACCGCTCCGGTAAGGATGTCGGCCGTGCTGGGCACGTGCCAGGTGGGTAGATGGAAGCCAATGGCCTTCTGCGCCGTGGCTAAATCGAGCTTGAACAGCAGGGCATAAGCGGCACCTAGGGCAATTACCACCAAGGCCGCCGGCCAGCGGCGGTTGCCCAGCAGCACCACCGTTATCAAGAAACCCGCCGCGGCCAGCGCGTAGCCGGCAGCCCCGTCGGCGGGTACGTACTCCTTCAGGGCCAGTGTGGTAAGCTGCATGGCCAGGCCAAACTGAATGCCGCGCACCACGGGTTTGGGCACCAGCCGGGCCAGCGCATCAATCAGCCCCGTTACCGACAGCAGCAGCATGCCCAAACCCACTGCCAGCCCGCCGCCTAAAATGGTGCGCTCCGGAATTTTCTGGGCAATAACCAAGGCCGCAAAAGCCTTTAGCGGCTGCACGGGCATGGGCAAGCCGTACCACAACCCCGAGAAAACCTGCATCAGCCCAAACATGACCAGTACGCCCGCGCTATCGATGCCCGAAGCCGCGATGATGCCGATGAGCAAAGGCAAATCGGTGCCCAGGTCGCCGAAGGCGCCGGCCAGCTCGTTGCGGTCGAAGCGCAGGCGCGGGCGCGAAGGTGGAGTTGCGGTAAGCGGCATTGGGTGCGTAAAGGTGGCCGATCGGGTGGGGTAACGCTGAGGCGTGAGTTAGTACCTGGGCATTTGCGTATCCACATCGGTAGCCCACGCATCAATGCCGCCTTCCAGATTAAGCAGGTTGCTGAAGCCCTGCTGCTGCAGCTGCTGAATGGCGCGGGCGCTGCGGCCGCCGTGGTGGCAGTACACCACAATGTTGCCTTGCCGCGGGAGCATGGCAACGCCATCGGCGAGGTGCGAAAGCGGGAGCAAGGTAGCTTGGGGCAAGTGGCAGAATTCGAACTCGTCGGGCTCGCGCACATCGAGCAGGTAGGGCGCCTGGCCGGCTTGCATCAGCTGGTGCAACTCCTGGGGTTTGATGCTGCCGGTGCTGGGCGCGCACACCTCTTGGTAAGCGGCGGGGTCGGCGGTATCGAGGTTGATGAGGCTGCGCTCGGGGTGCCGCTCAAAGCGCAGGGTGCGGGTTTGAAACGTGAGGGCATCGAGCACCCACATGCGCCCGCTCAGCACGTTGCCTAGGTGCAAAATCACCTTCAAAGTCTCAAGAGCTTGGGTGGTGCCTACCACGCCGGGCAACACGCCTAGCACGCCGGTGGTGTTGCAGTTGGGCGCTTCGTCGGGGCCGGGCGGCTCCGGAAACAGGCAGCGGTAGGTTGGGCCGCCCTGGTAGTTGAACACCGATACCTGCCCCTCAAACTTGTAGATAGCCCCCGAAACCAGCGGCTTGCCCAAGCTCACGCAGGCATCGTTGAGCAGGTAGCGCGTGGCAAAGTTGTCGGAGCCATCCACCACCACATCGTAGGCCGCTACCAGCTCGCGCACGTTGTCGGGGCCTACGCGAAGTATGTGCACTTCGCACTGCACCAGCGGGTTGAGGCGCTGCACCTCGCGGGCGGCCGTGGCGGCTTTTGGTTGCCCTAGGTCGGCGGGGCCGTAGAGGATTTGCCGCTGCAGGTTGCTCAGCTCGACCTGGTCGGCATCGGCAATGCCCAGGGTGCCTACGCCGGCCGCGGCCAGATACTGCAGCACGGGGCAGCCCAGGCCGCCGGCACCCACCACCAGCACCCGCGCCGAGCGCAGGCGTAGCTGGCCCGCCTCGCCAATTTCGGGCAGTTGTAAGTGGCGGCGGTAGCGGTGGCGTTCGTCGGGAGTAAGCACGGCAAGCGGGGCAGGGTTCAGCCCAATACGTAAGAAAACAACGGTAAGCCAAGCAGCTAGTTGGCGCTGGGCGCGTGTACGCACCTAGGGCCACCAAGCGGCCAAGGCCTAGGGCAAAGGTAGAAGCATGGCGTTAGCTCCGGGCAAGCAGCTCGGCGTACTGCTCGGGCGTATCGATATCGAGCGCGGCGGGGGCAAAGTCGATGGTTTGTACCGCCGAGCCTAGGTGCTCGAGCAGCTTTTTGGCGCCTTGCTGCGGCGGCAGGTCAGTAAGAGTTT
The sequence above is drawn from the Hymenobacter sp. YIM 151858-1 genome and encodes:
- the moaA gene encoding GTP 3',8-cyclase MoaA, with the translated sequence MLYDNHGRPLEYVRVAVTDRCNLRCFYCMPEEGIDYVPRQALLSYEELERVVQVLAGLGVRKVRLTGGEPFVRRGLMSFIERLSHLAGIDDIGLTTNGVLTAPYVPELARLGVRSVNLSLDTLDRERFRRITRRDELPRVLETFQALLAHGIQVKINAVVMDGQNIEDLVPLAELTRELPVEVRFIEEMPFNGGSHATPAALPWNHVRIRQHLGAHLGELLPLPTAAGATATSYLVPGHAGRVGIIAAYSRTFCGTCNRIRLTAEGGLKTCLYDQGVLDVRALLRAGASDNELRAALTTAFRYRAANGFEAEQQRPVHQISFESMSTIGG
- a CDS encoding alpha/beta hydrolase produces the protein MKALLITLGVGAGLYMLVCLLLYWSQERLLFFPDKLPANYRFTFRTRFEERWITAPDGVRLHGLLFRTAAPRGLVFYLHGNGGALDNWGYVAEAYTRLGYDVFMLDYRGYGKSEGRISSEQQLLGDVRAAFQHVLAEYPEDRVVVLGYSLGTGPAAWLAANYQPRLLILQAAYYSLERVARHHFPWVPGFLVRYPLRTHALLPRIQAPIVLFHGDRDEVVPYTSAEALQPLLKPHDRLITLGGAGHNGITENPEYLRVLAEVL
- a CDS encoding putative sulfate/molybdate transporter, with the protein product MPLTATPPSRPRLRFDRNELAGAFGDLGTDLPLLIGIIAASGIDSAGVLVMFGLMQVFSGLWYGLPMPVQPLKAFAALVIAQKIPERTILGGGLAVGLGMLLLSVTGLIDALARLVPKPVVRGIQFGLAMQLTTLALKEYVPADGAAGYALAAAGFLITVVLLGNRRWPAALVVIALGAAYALLFKLDLATAQKAIGFHLPTWHVPSTADILTGAVLLALPQIPLSLGNSVLATRQVLHDHFPERNITVRQISFTYALMNLVNPFLGGFPVCHGSGGLVGHYAFGARTGGSAVLYGCLFLTMGLFFSQGFQQVVQIFPLPILGVILLFEALALAGLLRDVAESKANLLVALLVGLLCSGLPYGYLVGLVVGTALYYAMQRGWVGLGK
- the moeB gene encoding molybdopterin-synthase adenylyltransferase MoeB, producing MLTPDERHRYRRHLQLPEIGEAGQLRLRSARVLVVGAGGLGCPVLQYLAAAGVGTLGIADADQVELSNLQRQILYGPADLGQPKAATAAREVQRLNPLVQCEVHILRVGPDNVRELVAAYDVVVDGSDNFATRYLLNDACVSLGKPLVSGAIYKFEGQVSVFNYQGGPTYRCLFPEPPGPDEAPNCNTTGVLGVLPGVVGTTQALETLKVILHLGNVLSGRMWVLDALTFQTRTLRFERHPERSLINLDTADPAAYQEVCAPSTGSIKPQELHQLMQAGQAPYLLDVREPDEFEFCHLPQATLLPLSHLADGVAMLPRQGNIVVYCHHGGRSARAIQQLQQQGFSNLLNLEGGIDAWATDVDTQMPRY